A DNA window from Pseudarthrobacter sp. W1I19 contains the following coding sequences:
- a CDS encoding primary-amine oxidase yields the protein MTLAPVETTPAFGLATAPEILEVRSILQQEGLLGPQHRIAYLGLLDPARPARPAVGGTDHAQDRRFRIFIHDVSGAAPSDVIISLTHQKVESAVVLDTAVTGELPVLEEEFEVVEALLATDQRWLDALAARNLDVAKVRVAPLSAGVFEYAEEKGRRILRGLAFVQDFPEDSAWAHPVDGLVAYVDVVNREVTQVIDLGVMPVPAEHGNYTDPELTGPLRTTQKPISITQPEGPSFTVTGGNHVEWEKWSVDVGFDVREGVVLHNLGFRDGDNVRPIINRASIAEMVVPYGDPSPIRSWQNYFDTGEYLVGQYANSLELGCDCLGDITYLSPVISDAFGNPREIRNGICMHEEDWGILSKHSDLWTGINYTRRNRRLVISFFTTIGNYDYGFYWYLYLDGTIEFEAKATGVVFTSAFPEGGSDNISQLAPGLGAPFHQHLFSARLDMAIDGFTNRVEEEDVVRQAMGEGNERGNAFSRKRTVLARESEAVREADARSGRTWIISNPESRNRLGEPVGYKLHSHNQPTLLADPGSSIARRAAFATKDLWVTRYAEDERYPTGDFVNQHSGGAGLPAYVAQDRELDGQDIVVWHTFGLTHFPRVEDWPIMPVDTVGFKLRPEGFFDRSPVLDVPANPNQQAASCHREGTTGGSCH from the coding sequence ATGACGCTCGCACCAGTTGAAACAACCCCGGCATTCGGCCTGGCCACGGCCCCGGAGATCCTCGAGGTCCGGTCCATCCTGCAGCAGGAGGGCCTGCTCGGGCCGCAGCACCGGATTGCCTACCTCGGCCTGCTGGACCCGGCCCGGCCCGCGAGGCCCGCAGTCGGCGGCACCGACCACGCTCAGGACCGGCGCTTCCGGATCTTCATCCACGACGTCTCAGGGGCTGCGCCAAGCGACGTCATCATTTCCCTCACGCACCAGAAGGTGGAATCCGCCGTCGTGCTCGATACCGCCGTAACCGGGGAACTGCCCGTCCTCGAGGAGGAGTTCGAGGTGGTGGAGGCGCTGCTGGCCACCGACCAGCGCTGGCTGGACGCCCTTGCCGCCCGGAACCTAGATGTGGCAAAAGTCCGCGTGGCCCCGCTGTCAGCCGGCGTTTTCGAGTACGCCGAGGAGAAGGGCCGCCGGATCCTTCGCGGCCTGGCTTTTGTGCAGGACTTCCCCGAGGACAGCGCGTGGGCGCACCCCGTGGACGGGCTGGTGGCCTACGTGGATGTGGTGAACAGGGAAGTCACCCAGGTCATCGACCTCGGCGTGATGCCCGTTCCGGCCGAGCACGGCAACTACACCGATCCTGAGCTCACCGGACCGCTCCGCACCACCCAAAAGCCCATCAGCATCACCCAGCCCGAAGGGCCCAGCTTCACCGTCACCGGCGGCAACCACGTGGAGTGGGAAAAGTGGAGCGTCGACGTCGGCTTTGATGTCCGGGAGGGCGTGGTCCTGCACAACCTTGGCTTCCGCGACGGAGACAATGTGCGGCCCATCATCAACCGCGCGTCGATCGCCGAGATGGTGGTGCCCTACGGAGATCCGTCGCCCATCCGCTCCTGGCAGAACTACTTCGACACCGGCGAATACCTGGTGGGCCAGTACGCCAACTCCCTGGAACTGGGCTGCGACTGCCTGGGCGACATCACCTACCTCAGCCCCGTCATCTCGGACGCCTTCGGCAACCCGCGCGAGATCCGCAACGGCATCTGCATGCACGAGGAGGACTGGGGCATCCTCTCCAAGCACTCGGACCTCTGGACCGGAATCAACTACACCCGCCGCAACCGCCGCCTGGTGATCTCCTTCTTCACCACCATCGGCAACTACGACTACGGCTTCTACTGGTACCTCTACCTGGACGGCACCATCGAGTTCGAAGCCAAGGCCACCGGCGTCGTCTTCACCTCGGCGTTCCCCGAGGGCGGCTCGGACAACATCTCCCAACTGGCCCCGGGCCTCGGCGCGCCGTTCCACCAGCACCTCTTCAGCGCGCGGCTGGACATGGCCATCGACGGCTTTACCAACCGGGTGGAAGAGGAGGACGTGGTCCGGCAGGCGATGGGCGAAGGCAACGAGCGCGGCAACGCGTTCTCCCGCAAGCGCACCGTGCTGGCGCGTGAATCCGAAGCAGTCCGTGAAGCAGACGCCCGTTCCGGCCGCACGTGGATCATCTCCAACCCCGAATCCCGTAACAGGCTGGGCGAACCCGTGGGCTACAAACTGCACTCGCACAACCAGCCAACCCTTCTCGCTGACCCGGGATCCTCGATCGCCAGGCGCGCGGCCTTTGCCACGAAGGACCTGTGGGTCACCCGCTACGCCGAGGACGAGCGCTACCCCACCGGCGACTTCGTCAACCAGCACTCCGGCGGCGCAGGCCTGCCCGCCTACGTGGCGCAGGACCGGGAACTCGACGGCCAGGACATCGTGGTCTGGCACACGTTCGGCTTGACCCACTTCCCCCGCGTTGAGGACTGGCCCATCATGCCCGTGGACACCGTCGGCTTCAAGCTTCGCCCCGAAGGCTTCTTCGACCGCAGCCCCGTGCTGGATGTGCCTGCCAACCCGAACCAGCAGGCCGCCTCCTGCCACAGGGAGGGAACCACCGGTGGGTCCTGCCACTAG
- a CDS encoding carbohydrate ABC transporter permease, which yields MTNMAEDLKAEAQFAGTGLASAPEDRRRSERKRSTRERKARTTDTVIYAVLAVLVVALMVPFIWMVSSSLKENNQVLTVPIQWIPTEFVWSNYTDIWTRIPMMGYLQNSLYLAVIITCLQVLTGSLAAYGFSKVRFPGRDVLFLAYIGTIAVPWQAYMVPQYIMMQNLGLTNSFNALILLQAFGAFGVFLMRQYYMTIPDELCEAARIDGLSEYGIWARVILPLSKPALASLALLTFVNTWNDYMGPFIYLTSNRLWTVQLGLRSFVGQFDAEYAMIMTGSVISVIPILIIFLLGQRYFIQGIATSGMKG from the coding sequence ATGACCAACATGGCCGAAGACCTCAAGGCCGAGGCACAATTCGCCGGAACCGGCCTGGCATCCGCTCCGGAAGACCGCCGTCGTTCAGAGCGCAAACGCTCCACACGCGAACGCAAGGCACGCACCACGGACACCGTAATCTACGCCGTGCTGGCCGTGCTGGTGGTTGCACTGATGGTCCCGTTCATCTGGATGGTGTCCTCGTCGCTCAAGGAGAACAACCAGGTCCTCACGGTTCCCATCCAGTGGATCCCCACCGAGTTTGTGTGGAGCAACTACACAGACATCTGGACCCGGATTCCCATGATGGGGTATCTGCAGAACTCGCTGTACCTGGCCGTCATCATCACCTGCCTGCAGGTGCTCACTGGCTCGCTGGCCGCGTACGGGTTCTCAAAGGTCCGCTTCCCGGGCCGCGACGTCCTGTTCCTGGCCTACATCGGCACCATCGCCGTCCCGTGGCAGGCCTACATGGTGCCGCAGTACATCATGATGCAGAACCTGGGCCTGACCAACAGCTTCAACGCCCTGATCCTGCTGCAGGCGTTCGGCGCGTTCGGGGTGTTCCTGATGCGCCAGTACTACATGACCATCCCGGACGAACTGTGTGAAGCGGCCCGTATCGACGGCCTGAGCGAGTACGGCATCTGGGCCCGCGTGATCCTGCCGCTGTCCAAGCCGGCCCTGGCCAGCCTGGCGCTGCTGACGTTCGTGAACACCTGGAACGACTACATGGGCCCGTTCATCTACCTCACGTCCAACCGCCTGTGGACCGTCCAGCTGGGGCTTCGCTCCTTTGTGGGCCAGTTCGACGCCGAGTACGCCATGATCATGACCGGCTCAGTGATCTCGGTGATCCCCATCCTGATCATCTTCCTGCTGGGCCAGCGCTACTTCATCCAGGGCATCGCCACGAGCGGCATGAAAGGATGA
- a CDS encoding helix-turn-helix domain-containing protein: MPAAIAPTSQNVTTSVARTFEDWKHLVAESFVPLTARTEDVDGFRGQLRSRVLDRMSIVEVTATSHEVHRTPALIAQAGERYFKLNLQLEGTGLLIQDNREALLEPGDLAIYDTNRPYTLAFEEQARMMVVMFPCDALTLPTDYVGQLAAVRMAGSTGLSGIVGQFIRQLSENLDVLGGPSGSRLATNALDLVSTMLHAEMDIAPDRMKPQALLAVSIREYIEANLSDPLLSPASIAAAHFISTRHLHNVFHESGTTVASWIRSQRLDGARRDLRDPLHAGKSVSTVAARWGFLDAAHFSRTFRDAFGLSPTDWRRMD; the protein is encoded by the coding sequence ATGCCAGCCGCAATTGCGCCCACCAGCCAGAACGTCACCACAAGTGTTGCCAGGACTTTTGAGGACTGGAAGCATCTCGTGGCCGAATCGTTTGTGCCGCTCACGGCACGCACGGAAGACGTGGATGGCTTCCGCGGACAGCTGCGCTCGCGCGTGCTGGACAGGATGTCCATCGTGGAAGTCACGGCCACATCCCATGAGGTCCACCGGACGCCGGCGCTCATTGCCCAGGCGGGCGAGCGCTACTTCAAGCTCAACCTCCAGCTCGAAGGCACCGGGCTGCTGATCCAGGACAACCGCGAGGCGCTCCTCGAGCCCGGCGACCTGGCCATCTACGACACCAACCGCCCCTACACCCTGGCGTTCGAGGAACAGGCCCGGATGATGGTGGTTATGTTTCCCTGCGACGCCCTCACCCTGCCGACGGATTACGTGGGCCAGCTCGCGGCCGTCAGGATGGCAGGCAGCACCGGACTGAGCGGGATCGTGGGGCAGTTCATCCGCCAGCTCTCCGAAAACCTTGATGTCCTGGGCGGTCCCAGCGGTTCACGGCTGGCCACCAACGCCCTGGACCTGGTGTCCACCATGCTGCACGCGGAGATGGACATCGCCCCGGACCGGATGAAGCCGCAGGCACTGCTGGCCGTCTCCATCCGCGAGTACATCGAGGCCAACCTGTCCGATCCGCTGCTGTCACCGGCGAGTATCGCCGCCGCCCACTTCATCTCCACCAGGCACCTGCACAACGTCTTCCACGAGTCCGGCACCACGGTGGCCAGCTGGATCCGGAGCCAGCGCCTCGATGGCGCTCGCCGAGACCTGCGCGATCCGCTGCACGCCGGGAAGTCCGTCAGTACAGTCGCAGCCCGCTGGGGCTTCCTGGACGCGGCCCACTTCAGCCGCACCTTCCGTGACGCTTTCGGCCTGTCCCCCACCGACTGGCGCCGAATGGATTAA
- a CDS encoding beta-galactosidase family protein — MNTFAIGDRDFLLDGEPFRILSGAIHYFRVHPDQWADRIHKARLMGLNTIETYVPWNEHSPTPGAFRTDGGLDLGRFLDLVAAEGMRAIVRPGPYICAEWDNGGLPAWLFSDPTAGVRSSEPAYLAAVDSFLGSLLPIVVERQITRGGPVILFQIENEYGAYGKDKAYLQHLVDVAKRAGVDVPLFTCDQPFGTMIEDGSLPELHKTGTFGSRAAERLAFLREHQPTGPLMCAEFWNGWFDNWGTHHHTTDAAAAAAELDALLTAGASVNIYMFHGGTNFGFTNGANDKGIYEPTITSYDYDAPLSEDGFPTDKYFAFRDVIARHFDVPGEVPARRDEAVECTVSVVSSVPLLKAVGSLGSPLTVPGTLPVSEATGQYRGFQLYERQVPDGGVLTFAEIRDRAQFFLDGFPVGILSRELGERSIFLPRGGLLQILVEDQGRVNYGPRIGEAKGLIGPALLNGVEVLDWTIRPLDVGSLDVFRRAANELPDNGGVAGPSMSFAYFTADGPGDRYLRLDGWTKGNAFINGFNLGRYWSRGPQRTLYVPGPLIREGVNELAILELQGSSTRQVSFAAGPDLGPDEK; from the coding sequence TTGAACACCTTCGCCATTGGCGACCGCGACTTCCTGCTGGACGGGGAGCCCTTCCGTATCCTCTCCGGCGCCATCCACTACTTCCGGGTCCACCCCGACCAGTGGGCCGACCGGATCCACAAGGCCCGGCTCATGGGGCTGAACACCATCGAGACGTACGTCCCGTGGAACGAACACTCCCCCACCCCAGGGGCTTTCCGTACTGACGGCGGCCTTGACCTTGGCCGTTTCCTTGACCTGGTGGCAGCCGAAGGAATGCGGGCCATCGTCCGGCCGGGCCCCTACATCTGCGCCGAGTGGGACAACGGCGGATTACCGGCATGGCTGTTCAGTGATCCCACAGCGGGTGTGCGCAGCAGCGAACCTGCTTACCTTGCCGCCGTCGACTCCTTCCTCGGCAGCCTGCTGCCCATCGTCGTCGAACGCCAAATCACCCGGGGCGGACCAGTCATCCTGTTCCAGATCGAGAACGAGTACGGCGCGTACGGAAAGGACAAGGCGTATCTCCAGCATCTGGTGGACGTTGCGAAACGCGCCGGCGTGGACGTCCCGCTCTTCACCTGCGACCAGCCCTTCGGCACCATGATCGAGGACGGCTCGCTGCCGGAGCTGCACAAGACCGGAACGTTCGGTTCCCGCGCCGCCGAACGCCTGGCGTTCCTCCGCGAACACCAGCCCACGGGGCCGCTGATGTGCGCGGAGTTCTGGAACGGCTGGTTCGATAACTGGGGCACCCACCATCACACCACCGATGCCGCCGCCGCCGCAGCCGAGCTCGACGCCCTGCTGACTGCCGGAGCCTCCGTCAACATTTACATGTTCCACGGCGGCACCAACTTCGGCTTCACCAACGGCGCCAATGACAAGGGCATTTACGAGCCCACCATCACGTCCTACGACTACGACGCACCGCTGAGCGAGGATGGCTTCCCCACCGACAAGTACTTTGCCTTCCGGGATGTCATCGCCCGGCATTTTGACGTACCGGGCGAGGTTCCTGCGCGCCGGGACGAGGCAGTGGAGTGCACCGTGTCCGTGGTGTCCTCTGTGCCCCTGCTGAAGGCCGTGGGGTCTTTGGGCAGCCCGTTGACGGTCCCCGGAACCCTGCCCGTCAGCGAGGCCACCGGACAATACCGCGGGTTCCAGTTGTATGAACGGCAGGTGCCCGACGGCGGCGTCCTCACCTTTGCCGAAATCCGCGACCGCGCGCAGTTCTTCCTGGACGGATTCCCCGTGGGGATCCTGAGCCGTGAACTCGGCGAACGCTCGATCTTCCTTCCGAGGGGCGGACTGCTGCAGATACTGGTGGAGGACCAGGGCCGGGTCAATTACGGGCCACGGATCGGCGAAGCGAAGGGGCTGATCGGGCCGGCACTGTTGAATGGCGTGGAGGTCCTGGACTGGACTATCCGGCCGCTGGATGTGGGTTCGCTCGATGTTTTCCGTCGTGCCGCCAACGAACTGCCGGACAATGGAGGAGTGGCCGGCCCCTCGATGTCCTTCGCCTACTTCACCGCCGACGGACCCGGTGACCGGTACCTCCGGCTGGACGGCTGGACCAAGGGCAATGCCTTCATCAACGGTTTCAACCTGGGCCGCTACTGGAGCCGCGGACCGCAACGTACGCTCTACGTGCCGGGCCCGCTGATCCGCGAAGGCGTCAACGAACTGGCCATTCTTGAATTGCAGGGCAGCTCGACCCGTCAGGTGAGTTTCGCGGCCGGGCCCGACCTGGGTCCGGACGAGAAGTAG
- a CDS encoding alkaline phosphatase D family protein has product MTTPALVLGPMMRFVDETSASIWVETRDTAVVAVRTSAGEWEADTFAVHGHHYALVELQGLGPGTVTPYTVEVNGTRVWPDGNAVEPELAFPPPVIATLKPGKPLRLAYGSCRTSVPHDESGNRSHGVDALRAYAVKMISGSGEPWPDLVAFLGDQVYADSTSEQMQEFIKARRNIKAPPGEELKDFEEYAHLYYLAWSDPANRWLLSTVPSAMIFDDHDIRDDWNASRSWRDAMQHVPWWGGRIKAGLASYWVYQHLGNLSPQERAADPLWRKVVAHRNRRGHGLRPEAGPDSTTELDLSAELDAFAERANQDPASYRWSFCRDFGDTRLIVVDSRAARNLAPDHRALLDDAEMEWLDERMQGGFRHLLVATSLPFLLPMGLHHLESWDEAVSEGAWGKLAARVGEKLRQAADLEHWAAFQNSFQRMAAIAAEVADGKRGPAPETVTFLSGDVHFSYVSEVERSSGSRIIQAVCSPIRNPLPRLMRSFGAVMSYGLATPVGALAAHSAKVPDPPFRWSGIKGPWFDNNLACLEVVPGGLKLWWQKGVVEGGDQLHPRLKRVADMTIAPRTAGEPAREPL; this is encoded by the coding sequence ATGACTACCCCAGCGCTGGTGCTAGGCCCCATGATGCGGTTTGTGGATGAGACGTCGGCGAGCATCTGGGTGGAAACCCGGGATACTGCCGTGGTGGCGGTCAGAACCAGTGCCGGAGAGTGGGAAGCGGACACCTTCGCAGTGCACGGCCACCATTATGCGCTCGTGGAGCTGCAGGGGCTTGGTCCAGGAACGGTGACGCCCTACACCGTTGAGGTCAACGGAACGCGCGTGTGGCCGGACGGGAATGCTGTCGAACCAGAGCTGGCCTTTCCACCGCCTGTGATTGCCACGCTCAAACCTGGCAAACCCCTGCGGCTGGCGTACGGTTCGTGCCGCACCAGCGTTCCGCATGACGAGTCCGGAAACCGGAGCCACGGGGTGGACGCCCTGCGGGCATATGCGGTGAAGATGATCTCCGGCAGCGGCGAGCCCTGGCCTGATCTGGTGGCCTTCCTGGGAGACCAGGTTTACGCCGACTCCACCAGCGAGCAGATGCAGGAATTCATCAAGGCACGCCGGAACATCAAGGCACCGCCGGGTGAGGAACTCAAGGACTTCGAGGAATACGCGCACCTCTATTACCTGGCCTGGTCCGACCCCGCCAACCGGTGGCTGCTGTCCACGGTGCCCAGCGCCATGATCTTTGACGACCATGACATCCGGGATGACTGGAACGCCTCACGGAGCTGGCGCGATGCAATGCAGCACGTCCCGTGGTGGGGCGGGCGGATCAAGGCCGGACTGGCGTCCTACTGGGTGTACCAGCATCTGGGGAACCTGTCACCACAGGAGCGCGCGGCGGACCCTTTATGGCGGAAAGTGGTGGCGCACCGGAACCGGCGCGGGCACGGACTGCGGCCGGAAGCAGGCCCCGATTCAACCACTGAACTCGATCTCAGCGCGGAGCTGGACGCCTTCGCGGAACGGGCAAACCAGGACCCTGCGTCCTATCGGTGGAGCTTCTGCCGCGACTTCGGCGACACGCGGCTCATCGTGGTGGATTCCCGCGCCGCCCGGAACCTCGCCCCGGACCACCGCGCCCTGCTGGACGACGCGGAGATGGAATGGCTGGACGAGCGGATGCAGGGCGGCTTCCGCCATCTGCTGGTGGCGACGTCCCTGCCGTTCCTGCTGCCGATGGGCCTGCACCACCTGGAATCCTGGGATGAAGCCGTTTCTGAGGGAGCCTGGGGGAAACTGGCTGCCCGGGTCGGCGAGAAGCTGCGCCAGGCGGCGGATCTGGAGCATTGGGCTGCATTCCAGAACAGCTTCCAGCGCATGGCTGCGATAGCGGCGGAGGTGGCTGACGGAAAACGCGGCCCGGCACCGGAAACCGTCACCTTTCTATCGGGGGACGTGCACTTCTCCTACGTCTCGGAGGTGGAGCGGTCCTCCGGCAGCCGCATTATCCAGGCGGTATGCTCGCCCATCCGCAATCCCCTCCCGCGGCTGATGAGGTCATTCGGCGCCGTCATGTCCTACGGCCTTGCCACCCCGGTGGGCGCCCTTGCGGCGCATTCGGCCAAGGTGCCGGATCCGCCCTTCCGCTGGTCCGGCATCAAGGGCCCCTGGTTCGACAACAACCTCGCCTGCCTGGAAGTGGTACCCGGAGGCCTCAAGCTGTGGTGGCAGAAAGGCGTGGTGGAGGGCGGCGACCAGCTTCACCCGCGGCTGAAGCGCGTGGCGGACATGACCATCGCTCCCCGCACAGCCGGCGAACCGGCCAGGGAACCCCTATAG
- a CDS encoding alanine racemase, with protein sequence MNAESAAVPIPADVDTPEILVDVDILDRNITRMARAVEAKGLILRSHAKTHKIPEIAARQIAAGAAGLTVATIGEAEVFAAAGVKDLFIAYPLWISPQKAERLRRLAAAAKISVGVDSEAGAAAVGAGLGDAAGGVSVLVEIDSGHHRSGVQPEAAAAVAWAASDAGLNVAGVFTFPGHSYAPGMPVEAAAQEQEALRQAAERLSAAGFEAAVRSGGSTPTALLTEGSSATEVRPGVYVFGDAQQLELGRCALEDIALTVAATVVSHHTTAPGTPPRFILDAGSKILGSDRPAWASGFGRLMDHPDARITALSEHHATVEWHDPGAPPAIGTKLRVIPNHVCLAMNLVDDVAVVSHGKLVDRWTVAARGKNK encoded by the coding sequence GTGAACGCCGAGAGTGCCGCGGTACCCATTCCGGCCGACGTCGACACCCCGGAGATCCTCGTGGACGTCGACATCCTGGACCGGAATATCACCCGGATGGCCCGGGCCGTGGAGGCGAAAGGGTTGATTCTGCGGTCGCACGCGAAGACCCACAAGATCCCGGAGATCGCAGCCCGGCAGATCGCGGCCGGGGCAGCAGGGCTGACCGTGGCCACCATCGGCGAGGCGGAGGTGTTCGCCGCGGCGGGTGTGAAGGACCTTTTCATCGCCTACCCCCTATGGATTTCGCCGCAGAAAGCGGAGCGGCTGCGCCGGCTGGCCGCAGCCGCGAAAATTTCGGTAGGGGTGGACTCCGAAGCCGGCGCGGCCGCGGTCGGAGCAGGCCTCGGTGATGCTGCCGGAGGGGTCAGCGTGCTGGTGGAGATCGACAGCGGCCACCACCGCAGCGGAGTCCAGCCGGAAGCCGCCGCGGCCGTTGCCTGGGCGGCGTCGGACGCCGGACTAAACGTTGCCGGGGTTTTCACCTTTCCCGGCCACAGTTACGCGCCGGGGATGCCGGTGGAGGCGGCGGCGCAGGAGCAGGAGGCCCTGCGCCAGGCAGCGGAAAGACTGAGCGCGGCAGGCTTCGAGGCAGCCGTGCGAAGCGGAGGATCCACCCCGACGGCGCTCCTCACCGAGGGCTCGTCCGCCACCGAAGTGCGGCCCGGCGTCTACGTCTTCGGCGACGCCCAACAGCTGGAACTGGGCCGTTGCGCGCTTGAAGACATCGCCTTGACGGTTGCGGCGACGGTCGTCAGCCACCACACCACCGCCCCCGGCACCCCGCCGCGGTTTATCCTCGACGCCGGAAGCAAGATCCTGGGCAGCGACCGGCCGGCCTGGGCGAGCGGCTTCGGGCGGCTGATGGACCATCCAGACGCGAGGATCACGGCGCTATCCGAGCACCACGCCACGGTGGAATGGCACGATCCCGGGGCGCCGCCGGCCATTGGCACAAAACTGCGCGTCATCCCCAACCACGTCTGCCTCGCGATGAACCTCGTGGACGACGTGGCCGTGGTCAGCCATGGCAAACTCGTGGACCGGTGGACTGTCGCCGCCCGGGGGAAGAACAAATAG
- a CDS encoding TetR/AcrR family transcriptional regulator, producing MPKIVDHDERRLELVDATWRIIARNGLEGATMREIAMEAGFANGALKPYFPTKDTLLEFAFSHVFNRTNQRIAGVTAGQTGLAALRAFCLEVLPLDEERVNEARIVIPFWQKAVNDPQKAVIHQQSMDEWLTDIRRYLKEARDAGDVSAAVSDDVLAGQLLNMLLGAQIEAALAPSGRTDFGHDRQLEGYLALLTQPSAR from the coding sequence GTGCCAAAGATTGTTGACCATGACGAGCGGCGCCTGGAGCTGGTGGACGCCACCTGGCGTATCATCGCCCGGAACGGCCTCGAAGGTGCCACCATGCGGGAGATTGCCATGGAGGCGGGCTTCGCCAACGGCGCCCTGAAGCCCTACTTCCCCACCAAGGACACGTTGCTCGAGTTCGCCTTCAGCCACGTGTTCAACCGGACCAACCAGCGGATTGCCGGGGTCACCGCGGGCCAGACCGGCCTGGCAGCGCTGCGGGCCTTTTGCCTTGAGGTGCTGCCCCTCGATGAGGAGCGCGTCAACGAGGCACGGATCGTGATCCCCTTCTGGCAGAAAGCCGTCAACGATCCCCAAAAGGCCGTGATCCACCAGCAGTCCATGGACGAGTGGCTCACCGACATCCGGCGCTACCTCAAAGAGGCCCGGGACGCCGGCGACGTCAGTGCCGCCGTCAGCGACGATGTTCTGGCAGGCCAGCTCCTGAACATGCTGCTCGGCGCCCAGATTGAAGCCGCCCTCGCTCCGTCCGGACGCACGGACTTTGGCCACGACCGCCAGCTTGAGGGCTACCTGGCCCTGTTGACCCAGCCGTCAGCCCGATGA